Proteins from a single region of Streptomyces spinoverrucosus:
- a CDS encoding ABC transporter permease, which translates to MRARQWSRDLAMGAGFAFTGRGGWVRAVLTAVGVGLGVALLLLTTAIPSALAARDERGQARSDLTFSETTPPRTDATLLVADVGTTYRDKDIRGRELEPEGPKAPLPPGLDEFPAVGEMVVSPALKELLQSPDGKLLRERLPDRIAGTIAEPGLVGPRELAFYRGGEGLASKLESGPVTRLERFGEPVPGTSDPWDPVLILLVLVVIVVLLMPVGVFVAAAVRFGGEGRDRRLAALRLVGSDSGMTRRVAAGEALAGSVLGLLFGTGFFLIGRQIAGRMEVFEISVFPSYLNPSPALAALVAVMVPAAAVLVTLFALRGVVIEPLGVVRTAKPSRRRLWWRLLLPLAGLAMLAPMIGQGNDGGDFNQYLVIGGVMLLLIGVTALLPWIVETAVARLGAGPLAWQLAVRRLQLSSGAAARTVNGIAVAVAGAIALQMLFAGVDDDFTAATGHDETRAQMQVSVPEGTPLARAAADFGKTEGVRKVYAYSEGFVGERRTDPEFTSLVTVGDCASLREVAKLPSCRDGDVFAVSGAEYDTDTADMAKPGRTLYFDSGYEGEPKGAETAWTLPAVKRAEAAMDMTGNERGGLLVTPEALPAAAMKSLGGQIYLRLDESVPDVRDRVRNTAAAIDPFARPMLWVSSLRSERYDSIRTGLFVGATCVLALIGASLLVSQLEQLRERRRLLSALVAFGTRRRTLSLSVLWQTTIPIVLGLALASVVGLTLGAVLLKMTATGVSVDWASLLAMIGIGAGVVLLVTLLSLPPLLRLMRPEGLRTE; encoded by the coding sequence ATGAGGGCCCGTCAGTGGTCCCGGGACCTGGCGATGGGCGCCGGGTTCGCGTTCACCGGGCGGGGTGGCTGGGTGCGGGCGGTGCTCACGGCGGTGGGTGTCGGACTGGGGGTGGCGCTGCTGCTGCTCACCACCGCGATCCCGAGCGCACTGGCCGCCCGGGACGAGCGCGGACAGGCCCGCTCCGACCTCACGTTCAGCGAGACGACACCGCCGAGGACGGACGCCACCCTGCTCGTCGCCGACGTCGGCACCACCTACCGCGACAAGGACATCCGCGGCCGTGAGCTGGAGCCGGAGGGCCCGAAGGCGCCGCTGCCGCCGGGCCTCGACGAGTTCCCGGCGGTGGGCGAGATGGTCGTCTCCCCCGCGCTGAAGGAGCTGCTTCAGTCGCCGGACGGGAAGCTGCTGCGCGAGCGGCTGCCGGACCGGATCGCCGGCACCATCGCCGAGCCCGGCCTGGTCGGCCCCCGGGAGCTGGCCTTCTACCGGGGCGGCGAGGGCCTCGCGTCGAAGCTCGAATCCGGCCCGGTCACGCGCCTCGAACGGTTCGGGGAACCGGTCCCGGGCACCTCCGACCCCTGGGATCCGGTACTGATCCTGCTGGTCCTGGTCGTCATCGTGGTGCTGCTGATGCCGGTGGGCGTCTTCGTCGCGGCGGCCGTACGGTTCGGTGGCGAGGGACGTGACCGGCGGCTCGCGGCGCTGCGGCTGGTGGGCTCGGACAGCGGGATGACCCGCCGGGTCGCGGCGGGCGAGGCGCTCGCCGGGTCCGTGCTGGGCCTGCTCTTCGGCACCGGCTTCTTCCTGATCGGACGCCAGATCGCCGGCCGGATGGAGGTGTTCGAGATCAGCGTCTTCCCGAGCTACCTCAACCCCTCCCCCGCCCTGGCCGCACTGGTCGCGGTCATGGTCCCGGCGGCCGCCGTCCTGGTCACCCTCTTCGCGCTGCGCGGTGTGGTCATCGAGCCGCTCGGCGTGGTCCGCACGGCCAAGCCGAGCCGCCGCAGGCTCTGGTGGCGGCTGCTGCTGCCGCTGGCCGGACTGGCGATGCTCGCCCCGATGATCGGCCAGGGCAATGACGGCGGCGACTTCAACCAGTACCTGGTCATCGGCGGTGTGATGCTGCTGCTGATCGGCGTCACCGCGCTGCTGCCGTGGATCGTGGAAACGGCGGTGGCCCGGCTCGGCGCGGGCCCGCTCGCCTGGCAACTCGCCGTCCGACGACTCCAGTTGAGCAGCGGCGCGGCGGCCCGCACGGTCAACGGCATCGCCGTGGCGGTGGCCGGCGCGATCGCGCTGCAGATGCTGTTCGCCGGCGTGGACGACGACTTCACCGCGGCGACGGGCCACGACGAGACCCGCGCCCAGATGCAGGTGTCCGTACCGGAGGGCACGCCGCTGGCGCGGGCCGCGGCGGACTTCGGGAAGACCGAGGGCGTGCGCAAGGTGTACGCGTACTCGGAGGGCTTTGTCGGCGAGCGGCGCACGGATCCCGAATTCACCAGCCTGGTGACGGTCGGCGACTGCGCCTCACTGCGGGAGGTGGCGAAGCTGCCGTCCTGCCGGGACGGTGACGTGTTCGCCGTGTCCGGAGCGGAGTACGACACCGACACCGCCGACATGGCGAAGCCCGGCCGGACGCTCTACTTCGACTCCGGCTACGAGGGCGAACCCAAGGGCGCGGAGACCGCCTGGACGCTGCCCGCCGTGAAGCGGGCGGAGGCGGCCATGGACATGACCGGCAACGAGCGCGGGGGCCTCCTCGTCACCCCGGAGGCGCTGCCTGCCGCTGCCATGAAGAGCCTCGGCGGCCAGATCTATCTGCGGCTCGACGAGTCCGTACCCGACGTACGCGACCGGGTGCGCAACACGGCGGCGGCCATCGACCCGTTCGCCCGGCCCATGCTGTGGGTGTCCAGCCTGCGCTCCGAGCGCTACGACTCCATCCGCACCGGCCTGTTCGTCGGCGCCACCTGCGTCCTGGCCCTGATCGGCGCGAGCCTGCTCGTCTCCCAGCTGGAACAGCTGCGCGAACGCAGGAGGCTGCTGTCGGCCCTGGTCGCCTTCGGCACCCGGCGCCGCACACTGAGCCTGTCGGTGCTGTGGCAGACGACGATCCCGATCGTCCTCGGTCTGGCCCTCGCCTCGGTGGTCGGTCTCACCCTGGGCGCGGTGCTGCTGAAGATGACGGCCACGGGGGTGAGCGTCGACTGGGCGAGCCTGCTGGCGATGATCGGCATCGGCGCGGGCGTCGTCCTCCTCGTCACCCTGCTCAGCCTGCCGCCGCTGCTGAGGCTGATGCGCCCGGAGGGCCTGCGCACCGAGTAG
- a CDS encoding ABC transporter ATP-binding protein — MTPSGSLLAAKGLRKTYGPTTALDGADFSIHPGEVVAVMGPSGSGKSTLLHCLAGIVTPDEGSIRYDGREMATMNDAQRSALRRSEFGFVFQFGQLVPELTCVENVALPLRLNGTSRKTAERAALSWMERLEVDGIGKKRPGEVSGGQGQRVAVARALVTGPRVLFADEPTGALDSLNGERVMELLTDAARSTNAAVVLVTHEARVAAYSDREIVVRDGRSRDMERVV, encoded by the coding sequence GTGACCCCCTCCGGTTCCCTGCTCGCGGCCAAGGGCCTGCGCAAGACGTACGGCCCCACGACCGCCCTGGACGGCGCCGACTTCTCCATCCACCCCGGCGAGGTCGTCGCCGTGATGGGCCCCTCCGGCTCCGGCAAGTCCACGCTGCTGCACTGCCTCGCCGGGATCGTCACGCCCGACGAGGGCTCGATCCGGTACGACGGCCGGGAGATGGCGACGATGAACGACGCCCAGCGCAGCGCGCTCAGGCGCTCGGAGTTCGGGTTCGTCTTCCAGTTCGGCCAGCTCGTGCCCGAACTCACCTGCGTGGAGAACGTGGCCCTGCCGCTGCGCCTCAACGGCACCTCCCGCAAGACCGCCGAGCGCGCCGCCCTGTCCTGGATGGAGCGCCTGGAGGTCGACGGCATCGGCAAGAAGCGCCCCGGTGAGGTCTCCGGCGGTCAGGGCCAGCGCGTCGCCGTGGCCCGCGCCCTCGTCACCGGCCCGCGCGTACTGTTCGCCGACGAGCCGACCGGCGCGCTGGACTCCCTCAACGGTGAGCGCGTGATGGAGCTGCTGACGGACGCGGCCCGCTCCACCAACGCGGCCGTCGTGCTGGTCACGCACGAGGCACGGGTCGCCGCGTACTCCGACCGCGAGATCGTCGTACGGGACGGCAGGTCGCGGGACATGGAGCGCGTCGTATGA
- a CDS encoding SPFH domain-containing protein, with product MSTHDSPAVTDVPEMPAPRVREFQAHSIGGGLALLLGLIGLLGGIAMVVAGATVSATGAKAALIVLGILVAIGAFVAMCGLNMVAPGEARVVQLFGRYRGTIRQDGLRWVNPLTSRTKISTRVRNHETAVLKVNDAYGNPIELAAVVVWRVEDTAQATFEVDDYIEFVSTQTEAAVRHIAIEYPYDSHEEDGLSLRENAEEITEKLAVELHARVEAAGVQIIESRFTHLAYAPEIASAMLQRQQAGAVVAARRQIVDGAVGMVEMALARLTERDIVELDSERKAAMVSNLMVVLCGDRATQPVVNTGSLYQ from the coding sequence ATGTCCACGCACGACTCGCCGGCCGTCACCGACGTCCCGGAGATGCCCGCCCCACGCGTCCGTGAGTTCCAGGCGCACAGCATCGGCGGCGGACTCGCCCTGCTCCTGGGCCTGATCGGGCTCCTGGGCGGCATCGCCATGGTCGTCGCCGGCGCGACCGTCTCCGCGACCGGCGCCAAGGCCGCGCTGATCGTCCTCGGCATCCTGGTCGCCATCGGCGCCTTCGTCGCGATGTGCGGGCTGAACATGGTGGCGCCGGGCGAGGCCCGGGTCGTCCAGCTCTTCGGCCGCTACCGGGGCACGATCCGGCAGGACGGCCTGCGCTGGGTGAACCCGCTCACCTCCCGCACCAAGATCTCCACCCGTGTCCGCAACCACGAGACGGCGGTGCTGAAGGTCAACGACGCCTACGGCAACCCGATCGAGCTCGCCGCGGTCGTGGTGTGGCGGGTCGAGGACACCGCGCAGGCCACGTTCGAGGTCGACGACTACATCGAGTTCGTCTCCACGCAGACCGAGGCGGCCGTGCGGCACATCGCCATCGAGTACCCGTACGACTCCCACGAGGAGGACGGCCTGTCGCTGCGGGAGAACGCCGAGGAGATCACCGAGAAGCTGGCCGTCGAACTGCACGCGCGCGTGGAGGCGGCCGGCGTGCAGATCATCGAGTCCCGCTTCACGCACCTCGCCTACGCGCCCGAGATCGCCTCGGCGATGCTCCAGCGGCAGCAGGCCGGCGCGGTCGTCGCGGCCCGGCGGCAGATCGTGGACGGCGCGGTCGGCATGGTCGAGATGGCGCTGGCCCGGCTGACCGAGCGGGACATCGTGGAGCTGGACTCCGAGCGGAAGGCGGCGATGGTGTCCAACCTGATGGTGGTGCTGTGCGGTGACCGGGCCACGCAGCCGGTCGTCAACACCGGGTCCCTCTACCAGTGA
- a CDS encoding PadR family transcriptional regulator, producing MSIGHTLLGLLESGPRHGYDLKRAFDEKFGQDRPLHYGQVYSTMSRLLKNGLVEVDGIEPGGGPERKRYAITDAGITDVERWLATPEKPEPYLQSTLYTKVVLALLTRRDAADILDTQRSEHLRMMRILTDRKRKGDLADQLICDHALFHLEADLRWLELTAARLDKLAEVVAK from the coding sequence ATGTCCATCGGTCACACCCTTCTCGGGCTCCTGGAGTCCGGCCCCCGCCACGGCTACGACCTGAAGCGGGCCTTCGACGAGAAGTTCGGTCAGGACCGGCCGCTGCACTACGGCCAGGTCTACTCGACGATGTCCCGTCTGCTGAAGAACGGCCTCGTCGAGGTCGACGGCATCGAGCCGGGCGGCGGGCCGGAGCGGAAGCGGTACGCGATCACCGACGCCGGCATCACCGACGTGGAACGGTGGCTCGCCACGCCGGAGAAGCCGGAGCCGTACCTCCAGTCGACCCTGTACACCAAGGTCGTCCTCGCCCTGCTCACCCGGCGCGACGCCGCCGACATCCTCGACACCCAGCGCTCGGAGCATCTGCGCATGATGCGGATCCTCACCGACCGCAAACGCAAGGGCGATCTCGCCGACCAGCTGATCTGCGACCACGCGCTGTTCCACCTGGAGGCCGACCTGCGCTGGCTGGAACTGACCGCCGCGCGCCTCGACAAGCTGGCGGAGGTGGTGGCGAAGTGA